A window of the Thalassospira indica genome harbors these coding sequences:
- a CDS encoding universal stress protein has translation MYRDILVHIDTSAACKERLSVALKVAKAQDAHLTGLFLLPYPEIPRFMEVQITEEIINQQRSAMAETAKAARTQFEETCNAAGVAFSWQETSCPASEIADTTAMYARHHDLTVLGQHDPESSDPCSVSEMPDKVILTAGAPVLLVPYVGKFDTIGDRVMVAWKPYREAVRAMNDSMPFLEAAKSVLVLCADPNKGARDTMPVPGVDIGERLKCHGVNAKKESMNASGISVGDLILSRAADESIDLMVCGAYGRPRLRELMLGGVTQHLLRHMTVPVLMSH, from the coding sequence ATGTATCGGGATATTCTTGTTCATATCGACACCTCAGCTGCCTGCAAGGAACGCCTTTCTGTTGCGTTGAAAGTTGCCAAGGCGCAGGACGCGCACCTTACCGGTCTTTTCCTGCTGCCCTATCCTGAAATTCCGCGCTTCATGGAAGTCCAGATCACCGAGGAAATCATCAATCAGCAGCGATCTGCGATGGCGGAAACCGCAAAGGCTGCACGCACCCAGTTTGAAGAAACCTGCAACGCGGCCGGTGTTGCTTTCAGTTGGCAAGAAACCTCCTGCCCGGCGTCCGAAATTGCCGACACCACCGCAATGTATGCCCGCCATCATGATCTGACGGTTCTTGGCCAGCACGACCCGGAAAGTTCCGATCCGTGCTCTGTTTCGGAAATGCCGGACAAAGTCATCCTGACCGCAGGCGCGCCGGTTCTGCTTGTGCCCTATGTCGGCAAGTTTGATACCATCGGTGATCGCGTCATGGTCGCCTGGAAGCCCTATCGCGAGGCCGTGCGCGCGATGAATGACAGCATGCCGTTCCTCGAGGCCGCAAAATCCGTTCTGGTTCTCTGTGCCGACCCGAACAAGGGTGCCCGCGATACCATGCCGGTTCCGGGTGTCGATATTGGCGAACGCCTGAAATGCCATGGCGTGAATGCCAAGAAAGAAAGCATGAACGCATCCGGCATCAGTGTTGGCGATCTAATTCTGTCGCGCGCAGCCGATGAAAGCATCGACCTGATGGTGTGCGGCGCCTATGGCCGTCCGCGCCTGCGTGAACTGATGCTTGGTGGCGTCACCCAGCACCTTCTGCGTCACATGACCGTTCCTGTCCTGATGTCACACTAG
- a CDS encoding LysR family transcriptional regulator: protein MDWNYIKSFLAIAETGSLELAAQKIRVSNTTVFRHIHALEEQAGTRLFDRIRGQYSLTDAGTEMLVPARQIMNSFDVINTTIAGIDAAPAGLVRITAPTSFSYFFLPDHLARFQDQWPDIQIELLASNLEFNMTQRYADIAVRVAANPPEHLVGKEIRTLEWGIYGAAEKYQPAKLDDLLAEPFIGASGTLASYAPYKWLDANRRTPHKQQTDDLIAMAHLVRAGCGLACLPSDLALPGLRLLAPLPEIPANKLWVLTHPDLRNISRIRETMRWIAKSLKDEPRLSPGKER, encoded by the coding sequence TTGGACTGGAACTATATCAAGTCGTTTCTCGCCATCGCGGAAACAGGGTCGCTTGAATTGGCCGCGCAGAAAATCCGGGTCAGCAACACCACGGTGTTTCGCCATATTCATGCGCTTGAAGAACAGGCAGGCACCCGGCTTTTTGATCGCATACGCGGCCAGTACAGCCTGACCGATGCCGGGACAGAAATGCTTGTTCCCGCCCGTCAGATCATGAACAGCTTTGATGTCATCAACACCACCATTGCGGGGATAGATGCCGCTCCGGCCGGTTTGGTACGCATCACCGCACCAACCAGCTTTTCCTATTTCTTTCTGCCAGACCATCTTGCCCGGTTTCAGGACCAATGGCCCGACATTCAGATCGAACTGCTTGCCAGCAACCTCGAATTCAATATGACGCAGCGATATGCCGATATTGCCGTTCGGGTTGCGGCCAACCCACCCGAACATCTTGTTGGCAAGGAAATCCGCACACTGGAATGGGGCATCTATGGTGCCGCAGAAAAATATCAGCCCGCAAAGCTTGATGACCTGCTGGCGGAACCCTTCATCGGCGCGTCCGGAACGCTGGCAAGCTACGCACCTTATAAATGGCTCGATGCGAACCGCCGCACGCCGCATAAACAGCAAACCGATGATCTGATCGCGATGGCGCATCTGGTGCGCGCCGGATGCGGTCTGGCCTGTTTGCCATCCGACCTTGCCCTTCCGGGTTTGCGGTTGCTTGCGCCGTTGCCGGAAATACCGGCAAACAAGCTTTGGGTTTTAACCCATCCTGATCTGCGCAACATTTCGCGGATCCGCGAAACCATGCGATGGATCGCCAAATCATTAAAGGACGAACCGCGGCTGTCGCCGGGCAAAGAACGGTGA